GACGACGGCACGCATCCGCGCCGGGAGGCGGCGTACCGCGTCCCACAGCGCGACGTGGTCGGCGCGGGAGCCGAGGTGGTCGTGCCCGGCGTCGGGGACGTGCTCGGTCGCGACCTCCCGGCCCCGGCGTCGCCACTGGCGCTGGGCCAGGTGCAGCATCGCGCGGCGCACGTAGGCGTCGGCGGCACCCTTGTCCCGGATGGAGGACCACCGCACGCAGGTGCGCGCCAGCGCCGTCTGCAGCAGGTCCTCCGCCTCGTGGCGCGTGCCCGTCAGCAGGTAGGCCGTGCGGTAGAGCGGCGCCCACCGGGCGGTCACGAACTCCTCGAACCCGGGATCGGTGACCGGGGCTGGGTCTGTCATGCAGCTCCTCCTCTGGGAGTTGATGTCAGTGTGAAGGAGTCCTCTGCGTCCCGCGGGGTTGGCTCTGCGCCCGAAATGTTCTGCGGGTGTCGCCCGGACATGCAGAACGGCCCCGGACCGAGGTCCGGGGCCGTGCTGGTGGAGCTGTGCTGGGTGCCGGTCAGCGACCGGCGGGGATCACTTGGTGATCTTGGTGACCCGGCCGGCGCCGACGGTGCGGCCACCCTCGCGGATCGCGAAGCGCAGGCCGTCCTCCATGGCGATGGGCTGGATCAGCTCCACCGACATCTCGGTGTTGTCGCCCGGCATGACCATCTCGGTGCCCTCGGGAAGGGTCACGACACCGGTCACGTCCGTGGTGCGGAAGTAGAACTGCGGACGGTAGTTGTTGAAGAACGGCGTGTGACGGCCGCCCTCCTCCTTCGAGAGGATGTAGACCGAGGCCTCGAAGTTGGTGTGCGGGGTCGTGGTGCCCGGCTTGATGACGACCATGCCGCGCTCGATGTCCTCGCGCTTGGTGCCACGAAGCAGCAGACCGACGTTCTCACCGGCCTGGCCCTCGTCGAGCAGCTTGCGGAACATCTCGACGCCGGTGACCGTGGACTTCTGGGCAACGTCGCGGATGCCGATGATCTCGACCTCCTCGTTGACCTTCACGATGCCCCGCTCGATACGGCCGGTGATGACCGTGCCGCGACCGGTGATGGTGAAGACGTCCTCGACGGGCATGAGGAACGGCTTCTCCGTGTCGCGCTCGGGCTGCGGGATGTAGGAGTCCACCGCGTCCATGAGCTCGAGGATGGACTTGCTCCACTTCTCGTCGCCCTGCAGCGCCGGGAAGGCCGCCACCTGGACGACCGGCACGTCGTCGCCGGGGAACTCGTACTCCGAGAGGAGCTCGCGCACCTCCATCTCGACGAGCTCGATGAGCTCCTCGTCGTCGACCATGTCGCACTTGTTGAGCGCCACGACCAGGGCCGGCACGCCGACCTGGCGGGCGAGCAGCACGTGCTCACGCGTCTGCGGCATGGGGCCGTCGGTGGCGGCGACCACGAGGATCGCGCCGTCCATCTGCGCCGCGCCGGTGATCATGTTCTTGATGTAGTCGGCGTGACCGGGGCAGTCGACGTGCGCGTAGTGGCGCGACTCGGTCTGGTACTCGATGTGCGCGATCGAGATGGTGATACCGCGCTGACGCTCCTCCGGTGCCTTGTCGATGGAGTCGAATGCCGACGCCTCGTTCAGGTCCGGGTGCTTGTCGTGAAGCACCTTCGAGATGGCCGCGGTCAGCGTCGTCTTGCCGTGGTCGATGTGACCAATGGTGCCGATGTTGACGTGCGGCTTGGTCCGCTCGAACTTCGCCTTAGCCACTGGGGGCTCCTCCTGGTGTGGTTGGTACTTGACTCGTACTTGCTGGAATGGTGCCGATGGTGCCGAGGAACTCGGTGAGACTACTCGCCGCGAACCTTCTTGATGATCTCGTCGGCGATGTTCGTGGGAACCTCGGCGTACGAGTCGAACTCCATCGAGTACGACGCCTGGCCGGAGGTCTTGGACCTCAGGTCGCCGACGTACCCGAACATTTCGGACAGCGGGACGAGCGCATCGATGACCATGTCACCGTGGCGCTCCTCCTGGTTCTGGATCTGACCCCGCCGGCTGTTGATGTCACCGATGACCGTACCCAGGAAGCTCTCCGGGGTGGTCACCTCCACGGCGAACACCGGCTCGAGCAGGACGGGCTTGGCCATCCGCACGGCCTCCTTGAAGGCCTGGAGACCGGCGATCTTGAAGGCCAGCTCCGAGGAGTCGACGTCGTGGTAGGCGCCGTCCTCGAGAGACATCTTCACATCGACCATCGGGAAGCCGGCGAGCACGCCGAACTGCAGCCCCTCCTGGGCACCCTGGTCGACCGAGGGGATGTACTCCTTCGGGATGCGACCACCGGTGACGTTGTTGGAGAACAGGTAGCCGGCGCCCGTGTTGGTCTCGGGGTCGATGTTGGGCTCGACCGAGATGACGACCTTCGCGAACTGCCCCGAACCACCGGTCTGCTTCTTGTGCGTGTAGCTGTGGTTCTTGACAGGCTTGCGGATGGTCTCGCGGTAGGCGACCTGGGGCTTGCCGACGGTGGCCTCGACGCGGAACTCGCGTCGCATCCGGTCGACCAGGATCTCGAGGTGGAGCTCGCCCATGCCGGCGATGATCGTCTGGCCGGTCTCCTCGTCGGTGTTGACCGTGAAGGTCGGGTCCTCGTCGGAGAGGCGCTGGATCGCGGTGCCCAGCTTCTCCTGGTCGGACTTGGTCTTCGGCTCGATGGCGACCTCGATCACCGGGGCCGGGAACGTCATCGACTCCAGGACGACCTGGTGCTGCGGGTCGCACAGCGTGTGACCGGTCTTGGTGTCCTTCAGACCCATGACGGCCACGATCTGGCCGGCGCCGACCGACGCGATCTCCTCACGCTTGTTGGCGTGCATCTGGTAGACCTTGCCGATCCGCTCCTTGCGGCCGTTGACCGAGTTGGTCACGGTGGCGCCAGCGGCGAGCTTGCCCGAGTAGACGCGCACGTAGGTCAGCTTGCCCAGGTGCGGGTCGGCGGCGATCTTGTAGGCCAGGCCGGAGAAGGGCTCGTCGTCGCTGGGCTTGCGCACCACCGGCTCGTCCTCGTTGTTGACCGCGTGGCCCTGGATGCCGTCGACGTCCAGCGGGGAGGGCAGGTACTTCACGACCGCGTCGAGCAGGGGCTGGACGCCCTTGTTCTTGAACGCGGTGCCGCAGAGCACGGGGTTGATCTTGTCGGCCAGGGTGGCGCGACGGATCGCGGCCTCGACCTCCTCGACGGTGAAGTCCTCGCCCTCGAGGTACTTCTCCATGAAGTCGTCGTCGGACTCCGAGAGCGTCTCGAGCAGCTTCACGCGGTACTCCGCGGCCTGCTCGGCGAGGTCGGCCGGGATCTCCTCGATGGTGTAGTCCTCACCCATCGTGGTCTCGCCGCGCCAGGTCAGGGCACGCATGCCGACCAGGTCGACGACACCGAGGAAGTCGCCCTCGGCGCCGATGGGGAGCTGCAGCACCAGCGGGGTGGAGTTGAGCCGGTCCACCATCGTCTGGACGCAGTGGAAGAAGTCCGAACCGGTGCGGTCGAGCTTGTTGACGAAGCACATGCGGGGCACGGCGTACTTGTTCGCCTGGCGCCACACCGTCATCGTCTGGGGCTCGACGCCCGCGACACCGTCGAAGACGGCGACAGCACCGTCGAGCACGCGCAGCGAGCGCTCGACCTCGGCCGTGAAGTCCACGTGGCCGGGTGTGTCGATGATGTTGATCTGGTGGTCCTTCCACCAGCAGGTGGTCGCAGCAGAGGTGATAGTGATGCCACGCTCCTGCTCCTGCTCCATCCAGTCCATCGTGGCGCCGCCGTCGTGGACCTCACCGATCTTGTAGGTGATGCCGGTGTAGAAGAGGATGCGCTCGGTGGTCGTCGTCTTACCGGCATCGATGTGAGCCATGATGCCGATGTTGCGGACGACCTTGAGGTCAGTGGTGATGTCGACAGCCACGTGTAGTCGCGTTCCTTAAATCGAAGGGGCGGTGGGGTGCGGGACGGCCGGGTCACAGCCGTCCCGCAACGATCACCAGCGGTAGTGGGCGAAAGCCTTGTTGGACTCGGCCATCTTGTGCGTGTCCTCGCGCTTCTTCACTGCGGCACCGAGGCCGTTGGAAGCGTCGAGGATCTCGTTCATCAGGCGCTCGGACATCGTCTTCTCACGACGAGCCGCGGCGTACCCGACGAGCCAGCGCAGCGCGAGCGTGGTGCCACGCGTGCCCTTGACCTCGATCGGGACCTGGTAGGTGGCGCCACCGACGCGGCGCGACTTGACCTCGAGGGCCGGCTTCACGTTGTCCATCGCGCGCTTCAGCGTCACGACGGGGTCGGTGCCGGTCTTCTCGCGGCAACCCTCGAGCGCGCCGTACACGATGCGCTGGGCGACCTGCTTCTTGCCGTCCTGGAGGACCTTGGAGACGAGCTGGGTGACCAGCTGCGACCCGTAGACCGGGTCGACGTCGAGAGGCCGCTTCGGTGCGGGACCCTTGCGCGGCATATCAGCTCTTCTCCTTCTTGGCGCCGTACAGGCTGCGAGCCTGCTTGCGGTTCTTCACGCCCTGCGTGTCGAGCGAGCCGCGGATGATCTTGTAGCGCACACCGGGCAGGTCCTTGACCCGGCCGCCGCGCACGAGCACGATCGAGTGCTCCTGGAGGTTGTGACCGACACCCGGGATGTAGGCGGTGACCTCGACGCCACTGGACAGGCGCACGCGGGCGACCTTGCGCAGAGCGGAGTTCGGCTTCTTCGGGGTGGTCGTGTAGACGCGGGTGCAGACACCGCGTCGCTGGGGCGATCCCTTGAGGGCAGGCGTCGCGTTCTTGGACGCCTTGTCCTGGCGGCCCTTGCGGACCAGCTGGTTAATCGTGGGCACCGAGTGGTTCCCCTTCTGTTTCTCTCTCAGTACGCCGCAATCTGCAGCGCACGATTTTCAGGCAGCTTCTCGACGGAGCTGCTCCGTCGTGTCCGGGTGGTGCTTGCCTTCCGGCGCTGCTAGCCCCCGCGGTCGGGCGTGTCGCCCTCTTCCGGGACCACCTGGCTGCGGTGGCTTCTGGCATCTCGGCCCGGCGCAGCGGCGATCATGATCCGCCGACTACTTCCGAGCACGCGCAACGGCCTGGTTGTCCCAGACACGAGGAAAGAGGCTACCCGGCGCCCGTAGGCCGGTCAAAACGCGCCGAGCCCCCACGAACAGCACCACGGTGAGCACCGTGCCGAGCAGGGTCGCGGTGCCGCCGACGAGCAGGGTCCAGCGGGCTCCGAAGGTCTCGCCGACCCATCCGATGAAGGGCGCACCGAGCGGGGTCCCGCCCACGAAGATCATCATGTAGAGCGCCATCACCCGACCTCGCATCTCCGGTGTGGTGCTGAGCTGCAGGTGGGTGGTCGCGCTGGTGATCATGGTCAGCGCCGCCAGCCCGAGCAGCGGGCTGAGCAGCGCGAAGACCAGGTACGTCGGCGCCAGGCCGGCCACGACCTCGAGCGCCCCGAAGGCCAGGGCGGCGAGCACCACGTGGCGGTGGCGCACCCGCACCCGGCGCGCGGCGACCAGGGAACCGGTCAACGAGCCCACGGCCAGGAAGGTGCCGAGCAGGCCGTACTCGGCGGGCCCCTTGCCGAAGACCTCGGTGGCCATCAGGGCGCTGGTGAGCTGGAAGTTCAGGCCGAAGGTGCCGGTGAAGAAGACGATCCCCAGCAGCAGGAGGAGGTCCGGACGCCCCCGGACGTAGGCCACGCCCTCGCGCAGCTGCCCGGGACCGCGCACCGAGGGCGTGGGGGTGCGCAGCAGCGAGACGTCGAGGGCACGCAGGGTCAGGACCGGCGCGGCGTAGCTCGCCGCGTTGAGCAGGATCACCCAGCCGGTGCCGCCCACTCCCCCGCCGAACCCGGCGATGAGCAGGCCCGCCAGCGCGGGCCCGAGCAGCCGGGCCGAGTTGAAGCTGGCTGAGTTGAGGCCGACGGCGTTCGCGAGGTCGTCGGGTCCGACGATCTCGGACACGAAGGACTGGCGGGCCGGGGCGTCGAACGCCGAGGCGACGCCCAGCACCAGCGCGAGCACGTAGACGTGCCAGATCTGGGCGGTGCCCGTGACCGCCAGCAGTCCCAGCACCAGGGCCGGGACCGCCATGGAGACGTTGGTGATCTGCAGGAGGCGGCGCTTGGGGATGCGGTCGGCGACCAGGCCGGCCCACGGCGAGAGGAGCAGGAAGGGCAGGAACTGGAGCCCGGTCGTGATGCCGATCGCGGCGCCCGACCCGGTGAGCAGCAGCACCAACCAGTCCTGGGCCACCCGCTGCATCCAGGTGCCCGTGTTGGACACCAGCGAGCCGGCGGCGTAGCGCCGGTAGTTCGGGTGGGACAGGGAACGGAAGGTGGGGCTCAACCAGGCTCTCTCACGGGCAGGTCACGGATGCTCGACATGCGGTGAACGCTGCGGGCACCCGTGACATTCCGGCGGGCGGGGCGCGCCCGCCGGAGGCCCGTCAGGTGAGCAGGTCGGTGATCGGGTCGATGGCGAAGTAGACGACGAACAGCGCGGAGACCACCCACAGCAGGGGGTGCACCGCGCGGGCCTTGCCGAGCACCAGCTTGATGAGCACGAAGGCCAGGAAGCCTGCACCGATGCCCACCGAGATCGAGTAGGTGAACGGCATCAGCACGATCGTGAGGAAGGCCGGGATGGCGATCTCGACGTCGGACCAGTCGATCTCCGTGACCTGCTGCATCATCAGGAAGCCGACCAGCACCAGCGCCGGCACGGCCGCCTCGGAGGGGATGGCCTTGACCACCGGGGTGAAGAACATGGTGAGCAGGAACAGCGAGCCGGTGACCAGCGAGGCCAGGCCGGTGCGCGCGCCCTCCCCGACACCGGAGGCCGACTCGATGTAGGAGGTGTTCGACGACACCCCGCCCATGCCGCCGGCGATGGCGGCGACCGAGTCCACGACCAGGATGCGCTGCATGTTCGGGGGCGTGCCCTCGGCGTCGTTGAGCCCGGCCTCGGCGCCGATCGCGGTCATCGTGCCCATGGTGTCGAAGAAGTCGGCCAGCATCAGCGAGAAGACCAGCAGCAGCGCCGCGACCACGCCGATGGAGGTGAAGGCGCCGAAGAGCGAGAACTGGCCCAGGGTGCCGAAGTCCGGCATGTCGACGAAGCCGTCGAAGCGGGGCACGGTCAGCGACCAGCCGCCGGGGTTGTCCTTGGCCGCGCCGA
This Nocardioides dokdonensis FR1436 DNA region includes the following protein-coding sequences:
- a CDS encoding SigE family RNA polymerase sigma factor, whose product is MTDPAPVTDPGFEEFVTARWAPLYRTAYLLTGTRHEAEDLLQTALARTCVRWSSIRDKGAADAYVRRAMLHLAQRQWRRRGREVATEHVPDAGHDHLGSRADHVALWDAVRRLPARMRAVVVLRYYEDLSVAQTAHELGCSEGTVKSQTHHAVRQLRAALPALELSEDPA
- the tuf gene encoding elongation factor Tu, translated to MAKAKFERTKPHVNIGTIGHIDHGKTTLTAAISKVLHDKHPDLNEASAFDSIDKAPEERQRGITISIAHIEYQTESRHYAHVDCPGHADYIKNMITGAAQMDGAILVVAATDGPMPQTREHVLLARQVGVPALVVALNKCDMVDDEELIELVEMEVRELLSEYEFPGDDVPVVQVAAFPALQGDEKWSKSILELMDAVDSYIPQPERDTEKPFLMPVEDVFTITGRGTVITGRIERGIVKVNEEVEIIGIRDVAQKSTVTGVEMFRKLLDEGQAGENVGLLLRGTKREDIERGMVVIKPGTTTPHTNFEASVYILSKEEGGRHTPFFNNYRPQFYFRTTDVTGVVTLPEGTEMVMPGDNTEMSVELIQPIAMEDGLRFAIREGGRTVGAGRVTKITK
- the fusA gene encoding elongation factor G, with product MAVDITTDLKVVRNIGIMAHIDAGKTTTTERILFYTGITYKIGEVHDGGATMDWMEQEQERGITITSAATTCWWKDHQINIIDTPGHVDFTAEVERSLRVLDGAVAVFDGVAGVEPQTMTVWRQANKYAVPRMCFVNKLDRTGSDFFHCVQTMVDRLNSTPLVLQLPIGAEGDFLGVVDLVGMRALTWRGETTMGEDYTIEEIPADLAEQAAEYRVKLLETLSESDDDFMEKYLEGEDFTVEEVEAAIRRATLADKINPVLCGTAFKNKGVQPLLDAVVKYLPSPLDVDGIQGHAVNNEDEPVVRKPSDDEPFSGLAYKIAADPHLGKLTYVRVYSGKLAAGATVTNSVNGRKERIGKVYQMHANKREEIASVGAGQIVAVMGLKDTKTGHTLCDPQHQVVLESMTFPAPVIEVAIEPKTKSDQEKLGTAIQRLSDEDPTFTVNTDEETGQTIIAGMGELHLEILVDRMRREFRVEATVGKPQVAYRETIRKPVKNHSYTHKKQTGGSGQFAKVVISVEPNIDPETNTGAGYLFSNNVTGGRIPKEYIPSVDQGAQEGLQFGVLAGFPMVDVKMSLEDGAYHDVDSSELAFKIAGLQAFKEAVRMAKPVLLEPVFAVEVTTPESFLGTVIGDINSRRGQIQNQEERHGDMVIDALVPLSEMFGYVGDLRSKTSGQASYSMEFDSYAEVPTNIADEIIKKVRGE
- the rpsG gene encoding 30S ribosomal protein S7, with product MPRKGPAPKRPLDVDPVYGSQLVTQLVSKVLQDGKKQVAQRIVYGALEGCREKTGTDPVVTLKRAMDNVKPALEVKSRRVGGATYQVPIEVKGTRGTTLALRWLVGYAAARREKTMSERLMNEILDASNGLGAAVKKREDTHKMAESNKAFAHYRW
- the rpsL gene encoding 30S ribosomal protein S12, producing MPTINQLVRKGRQDKASKNATPALKGSPQRRGVCTRVYTTTPKKPNSALRKVARVRLSSGVEVTAYIPGVGHNLQEHSIVLVRGGRVKDLPGVRYKIIRGSLDTQGVKNRKQARSLYGAKKEKS
- a CDS encoding MFS transporter, producing MSPTFRSLSHPNYRRYAAGSLVSNTGTWMQRVAQDWLVLLLTGSGAAIGITTGLQFLPFLLLSPWAGLVADRIPKRRLLQITNVSMAVPALVLGLLAVTGTAQIWHVYVLALVLGVASAFDAPARQSFVSEIVGPDDLANAVGLNSASFNSARLLGPALAGLLIAGFGGGVGGTGWVILLNAASYAAPVLTLRALDVSLLRTPTPSVRGPGQLREGVAYVRGRPDLLLLLGIVFFTGTFGLNFQLTSALMATEVFGKGPAEYGLLGTFLAVGSLTGSLVAARRVRVRHRHVVLAALAFGALEVVAGLAPTYLVFALLSPLLGLAALTMITSATTHLQLSTTPEMRGRVMALYMMIFVGGTPLGAPFIGWVGETFGARWTLLVGGTATLLGTVLTVVLFVGARRVLTGLRAPGSLFPRVWDNQAVARARK
- a CDS encoding NCS2 family permease, with product MTTQTAPARSGIDRYFQITERGSTVGREVRGGLVTFLTMAYIVVLNPLILGFVADSEGNYLAGGPGDGSNLAAIAAGTALVAGVLTILMGAVANFPLALATGLGLNAFVAVAIATQSTWADAMGLVVLEGIAILVLVLTGFRTAVFHAVPTQLKVAISVGIGLFIALIGFVDAGFVSRIPDAYGTTVPVQLGAGGSLTGWPVLVFAGGLVLLIALWVRGVRGAILIAIVSATVAALVIEAVLELGAAKDNPGGWSLTVPRFDGFVDMPDFGTLGQFSLFGAFTSIGVVAALLLVFSLMLADFFDTMGTMTAIGAEAGLNDAEGTPPNMQRILVVDSVAAIAGGMGGVSSNTSYIESASGVGEGARTGLASLVTGSLFLLTMFFTPVVKAIPSEAAVPALVLVGFLMMQQVTEIDWSDVEIAIPAFLTIVLMPFTYSISVGIGAGFLAFVLIKLVLGKARAVHPLLWVVSALFVVYFAIDPITDLLT